Proteins encoded within one genomic window of Couchioplanes caeruleus:
- a CDS encoding AfsR/SARP family transcriptional regulator, protein MLELRLLGDVAAWYGGRRVSLGSRQRAVLAVLAFHANRVVSRSDLVRLAWGTGADGPPTTVDRLVTDYVSRLRTAFRQAGGGEQARLIARPPGYLLEVDPALVDWLRFRNLVSHARAARSAGDDADAADLLRRGLGLWRGPALADLDSRSLDPLRARMSDLRLAAAEDFATGELARGGGAEVVELLAELASEHPGREGLAALLIRALHVAGRRDEALAVYQRTRFHLTGHLGVDPAAVLDDAYRSVLHGQAPGPAPPLNRGREVGEGRPAQLPATTAAFTGRQEELAELLTLVPDAATEPRGVVVICAVDGMGGIGKTTLAVHAAHRLADRYPDGCLFIDLHGYTRAVTAVEPGQALPRLLHALGVPAEQIPAEVEDQAALYRSRLAGRRMLILLDNARTAEQVRPLLPADPGCLVLVTSRRRLSTLDEARSVSLDVLSPADATALFSRIAGPGRVAGHPGTIERIIELCGRLPLAVRVAAARLRARPAWTVTHLADRLSDRHGRLAELDDGERGVAAAFSLSYHDLTAEQQRTFRLLGLHPGTETDPYAAAALTGLPLARVGRILDDLLDAHLLVQPAQGRYAFHDLMRAYAADLAQAEDADDVRRAALTSLFDHYLATAATAMDTLFPAGMFQRPRIRAVDSPSPPVLDTVTARAWLDAVRQSLVAACAHAASHGWPGHARRLSATLALYLDFGGHFTDALTIHGHARHAAGICRDWPAEAHALTSLGTSLDGLGRHAQAAEHLEHALVICRAIGFRAGEARALNNLGYVHCRWGHYAQAADYARQGLAIFRETGNRLGQADALDTLGIVHRQQGRYDEAVDHSRHALRLYHELRDPLGKAMQLERLGGIHARQGRYQEAIAHLEQALHLDREIGNRPGEADALNELGLVHRQQGRYATAADHHRQAIELYRKIGSRSGESAALNGLGETLYAVGRPDEARIQHTAALALTLETGDGHEHARAHTGIARIHHAGGALDLARRHWQEALSLYTGLDVPAADEIRSSLTALDQAATAHRRQ, encoded by the coding sequence GTGTTGGAGCTGCGGCTGTTGGGCGATGTCGCTGCCTGGTACGGCGGCCGCCGCGTCTCGTTGGGGTCGCGGCAGCGCGCGGTGCTGGCGGTGCTGGCGTTCCACGCCAATCGCGTGGTGAGCCGGTCGGATCTGGTGAGGCTGGCCTGGGGCACAGGCGCGGACGGCCCGCCGACGACGGTCGACCGGCTGGTCACCGACTACGTCTCACGTTTGCGAACGGCGTTTCGCCAAGCGGGTGGCGGTGAGCAGGCGCGGCTGATTGCCCGCCCGCCCGGCTACCTCCTGGAGGTGGATCCGGCACTGGTGGACTGGCTGCGGTTCCGCAACCTCGTGAGTCACGCCCGGGCGGCCCGGTCGGCCGGCGACGACGCCGACGCGGCCGACCTGTTGCGCCGTGGGTTGGGGCTGTGGCGCGGCCCGGCTCTGGCCGATCTCGACAGCAGGTCACTCGACCCGCTGCGCGCTCGCATGAGCGACCTGCGGCTGGCCGCGGCCGAAGATTTCGCCACCGGCGAGCTCGCTCGAGGCGGCGGCGCTGAGGTGGTCGAGCTGCTGGCCGAGCTGGCCAGCGAACATCCCGGCCGGGAAGGGCTCGCCGCGCTGCTCATCCGCGCCCTGCACGTCGCCGGTCGCCGCGACGAGGCGCTGGCCGTCTACCAGCGCACCCGCTTCCACCTGACCGGCCACCTCGGCGTCGACCCTGCCGCCGTCCTCGACGACGCCTACCGGTCCGTGTTGCACGGCCAGGCACCAGGCCCCGCGCCGCCGCTGAACCGTGGCCGCGAGGTTGGCGAGGGACGGCCGGCGCAGCTGCCCGCCACCACCGCCGCGTTCACCGGCCGCCAGGAGGAACTCGCCGAGCTGCTCACCCTCGTCCCCGACGCCGCCACCGAGCCCCGTGGGGTGGTGGTGATCTGCGCCGTGGACGGTATGGGTGGCATCGGTAAGACGACCCTTGCCGTACACGCCGCCCATCGGCTCGCCGACCGGTATCCCGATGGCTGTCTGTTCATCGACCTGCACGGCTACACCCGCGCCGTCACCGCCGTCGAACCCGGGCAGGCACTGCCGCGGCTCCTGCACGCCCTGGGGGTGCCCGCCGAGCAGATTCCGGCTGAGGTCGAAGACCAGGCCGCGCTCTACCGCAGCCGGCTCGCCGGCCGGCGCATGCTCATCCTGCTCGACAACGCCCGGACCGCCGAACAGGTCCGCCCGCTGCTGCCGGCCGATCCCGGCTGCCTGGTGCTGGTCACCAGCCGGCGTCGGCTCAGCACCCTCGACGAGGCTCGATCGGTGTCGCTGGACGTCCTGTCTCCGGCCGATGCGACGGCCCTCTTCAGCAGGATCGCCGGGCCCGGCCGCGTGGCCGGCCACCCGGGGACGATCGAACGCATCATCGAACTGTGTGGGCGACTACCTCTGGCTGTCCGCGTCGCTGCCGCGCGGCTACGGGCCCGCCCGGCATGGACCGTGACACACCTGGCCGACCGGCTGAGCGACCGGCACGGCCGGCTGGCGGAGCTCGACGACGGGGAGCGCGGCGTCGCCGCCGCTTTCAGCCTGTCCTATCACGACCTGACGGCCGAGCAGCAGCGTACCTTCCGGCTGCTCGGTCTCCATCCGGGCACCGAGACGGACCCGTACGCCGCCGCCGCGCTCACCGGTCTGCCCCTGGCCCGCGTCGGCCGGATCCTTGACGACCTCCTGGACGCTCACCTGCTCGTCCAACCTGCCCAGGGCCGGTACGCGTTCCACGATCTGATGCGGGCCTACGCCGCCGACCTTGCCCAAGCCGAGGACGCCGATGACGTACGACGAGCGGCCCTGACGAGCCTGTTCGACCATTACCTTGCCACCGCCGCCACCGCGATGGACACCTTGTTCCCCGCCGGGATGTTCCAGCGGCCGCGCATCCGAGCCGTCGACTCGCCCTCCCCGCCGGTACTCGATACGGTCACCGCGCGGGCCTGGCTGGACGCGGTACGACAGAGCCTGGTCGCCGCCTGCGCTCACGCTGCAAGCCATGGCTGGCCGGGCCATGCCAGGCGCCTGTCTGCCACCCTCGCTCTCTACCTGGACTTCGGTGGTCACTTCACCGACGCCCTCACCATTCACGGCCATGCCCGACACGCGGCCGGCATCTGCCGTGACTGGCCCGCCGAAGCCCATGCGTTGACGAGCCTTGGCACCAGCCTCGACGGACTGGGACGTCATGCCCAGGCGGCCGAACATCTCGAACACGCCCTTGTCATCTGCCGCGCGATCGGCTTCCGGGCCGGGGAGGCCCGCGCACTGAACAACCTCGGCTACGTCCATTGCAGGTGGGGCCACTACGCGCAGGCCGCGGACTACGCGCGTCAAGGCCTCGCCATCTTCCGCGAGACCGGTAACCGTCTCGGCCAAGCAGACGCACTGGACACCCTCGGCATCGTCCACCGGCAACAGGGCCGTTACGACGAAGCCGTAGACCACTCCCGGCATGCCCTTCGCCTCTATCACGAGCTCCGCGACCCCTTGGGAAAGGCGATGCAGCTCGAACGGCTCGGTGGCATCCATGCGCGCCAGGGCCGTTACCAGGAAGCCATTGCTCACCTGGAGCAGGCGCTGCACCTCGACCGCGAGATCGGCAACCGCCCCGGCGAAGCCGACGCACTGAACGAACTGGGCCTCGTCCACCGGCAGCAGGGCCGCTATGCCACCGCGGCCGACCACCACCGGCAGGCAATCGAGCTCTACCGCAAGATCGGCAGCCGTTCCGGCGAAAGCGCGGCACTCAACGGGCTCGGCGAGACCCTTTACGCCGTTGGACGCCCCGACGAGGCCCGCATCCAGCACACCGCCGCGCTCGCTCTCACCCTCGAGACCGGCGACGGACACGAACACGCCCGGGCTCACACCGGTATTGCCCGCATCCACCATGCCGGCGGCGCCCTCGACCTCGCTCGCCGCCACTGGCAGGAGGCCCTCAGCCTCTACACCGGCCTCGATGTCCCCGCGGCCGACGAAATCCGCAGTTCCCTGACCGCACTAGACCAGGCGGCCACCGCTCATCGGCGGCAGTGA
- a CDS encoding M6 family metalloprotease domain-containing protein: protein MTNEHEGPTDHTRWLKPQGTLRAVFLFVDFSDAVGTSAELTERKDRFATSVGDWMRSASYGKANLSTTFTSSWRRMPRAQSAYAGYHQTFDGHRSYLQDAVNASDAVVDFRNVDLVYVISPRTATTINVSSALIAPTGLGLMADGVERRFAVNLGTSVDDWDYKLVNHETGHLFGLPDLYTYGQPWPQLHEPVGGWDLMGLISAPAPDHLAWHKWKMGWLNDSQISCRTARGKTSATLTPLGTTGGLKTAVVKVTPHRAIVVENRQVSPQDVTSPCFRPGVLVYAVDTTVGGGNRPVTVLDRTPNNAVAGCSPEHAELGNATLVSVNQQLTDAASGVRVRLTAVSGGNRTVEVSW from the coding sequence GTGACCAATGAGCATGAGGGGCCCACCGACCACACCCGCTGGCTGAAACCACAGGGCACGCTGCGCGCCGTGTTCCTGTTCGTCGATTTCTCCGATGCCGTGGGCACCAGCGCGGAGTTGACCGAGCGCAAGGACCGGTTCGCGACGTCGGTGGGTGACTGGATGCGGTCCGCGTCGTACGGGAAGGCGAATTTGTCCACGACGTTCACCTCGTCGTGGCGGCGGATGCCACGTGCGCAGAGCGCGTACGCCGGCTACCACCAGACGTTCGACGGTCACCGGTCCTATCTGCAGGACGCGGTCAACGCCAGCGACGCCGTCGTGGACTTCCGCAACGTCGACCTGGTTTACGTGATCTCGCCACGCACCGCCACAACCATCAATGTGTCGTCGGCCCTGATCGCGCCGACCGGACTGGGTCTGATGGCCGACGGTGTGGAGCGACGGTTCGCGGTCAATCTCGGTACGAGCGTGGATGACTGGGATTACAAACTCGTCAACCATGAGACCGGGCACCTGTTCGGTCTGCCGGACCTGTACACGTACGGCCAGCCGTGGCCGCAACTGCACGAACCGGTCGGCGGCTGGGATCTCATGGGGCTGATCTCCGCTCCCGCGCCGGACCATCTCGCCTGGCACAAGTGGAAGATGGGCTGGCTCAACGACTCGCAGATCTCCTGCCGCACTGCTCGCGGTAAGACCAGCGCCACGCTGACCCCGCTGGGAACCACCGGCGGCCTGAAGACCGCCGTCGTCAAGGTGACACCACACCGCGCCATCGTTGTGGAGAACCGCCAGGTGAGCCCCCAAGATGTGACGTCGCCCTGTTTCCGTCCCGGGGTGCTGGTCTACGCGGTGGACACTACCGTCGGCGGCGGCAACCGGCCGGTGACGGTGCTGGACCGCACGCCGAACAACGCTGTCGCGGGTTGTTCGCCCGAGCACGCCGAGCTGGGAAACGCCACGCTGGTGTCGGTCAATCAGCAGCTCACCGACGCGGCGAGTGGTGTGCGGGTCCGGCTCACCGCCGTCAGCGGAGGCAACCGCACGGTCGAGGTCAGCTGGTGA
- a CDS encoding serine hydrolase: MPGTAVAAPDGDAARQLAKYQRTTKAAPGIDQEVTLPPGDPAEAERTARPTRSGRSADCPVSAHAASRFAGFDAVAEDLMDQWNIGSSTLAVSDECSTIYQRGYGLTGPFWLRNVPPPANPLQIFGTPTPANALFRVASVVKPITAAAIHDLDERGMLDKGDRAFCVPGSPANCHVTVNVPANFDTRIRDITVGQMVGHSGGFDRTVTTDYLFRAWETYQARNLSAPPTPRDFAEYMLSLGLDFAPGTDGEYSNLGYLMLGMVIEKVSGMSYRDYVYQRLLAPLGISSADVVLSRGKRLTRDPREVAYWCLDNNWGTNEPISTYPGEAGQRRCFADGGWVHESMAAHGGLSMTANALARFYARWWNFGNPRDGDEYWAFPNPDASAYSHGGSLEAVQTLAARCTNGLNVVWLTNQHAWATWQQATVEQRMCAAADDFLAQGPYYSSIWIKDSGGHVADPDTPANLYQARVDNLRGAGWRLLDVNGYRSRGATYYANTWARGDGTQWMATHGHDFAGFNTRFDQLNDDWRMTKVSGWTDAGGMPRYASVWVANPNDAAWRTHIRMTNAQYQKRVEDYDADGYRLISVDGYELGGQARIAAVWLYDPAGAGAPSNTATPYRAIHGKAIGDYQNWLANAEADGYRLTDKDIYTVGTAVRVAAIATKQPGPDTKSFSDWNFFTWDDNAKLQEDAGWRPVSISGYR; encoded by the coding sequence ATGCCCGGCACAGCCGTCGCCGCACCGGACGGTGACGCCGCCCGACAGCTGGCGAAGTACCAACGCACGACGAAAGCCGCACCGGGCATCGACCAGGAGGTGACCCTGCCGCCCGGCGACCCGGCCGAGGCCGAGCGCACCGCCCGCCCCACCCGTAGCGGACGCAGCGCCGACTGCCCCGTCTCCGCCCACGCGGCGTCCCGGTTCGCCGGCTTCGACGCCGTGGCCGAGGACCTGATGGACCAGTGGAACATCGGTTCCAGCACGCTCGCCGTCTCGGACGAGTGCAGCACCATTTACCAGCGCGGCTACGGCCTGACCGGCCCGTTCTGGCTGCGCAACGTGCCGCCGCCGGCCAACCCGCTGCAGATCTTCGGCACGCCCACCCCGGCGAACGCCCTGTTCCGGGTCGCCAGCGTCGTCAAGCCGATCACCGCCGCCGCGATCCACGACCTCGACGAGCGCGGCATGCTCGACAAGGGCGACCGGGCGTTCTGTGTGCCCGGCAGCCCGGCGAACTGCCACGTGACCGTGAACGTGCCGGCGAACTTCGACACCCGCATCCGGGACATCACCGTCGGGCAGATGGTCGGGCACAGCGGCGGCTTCGACCGTACGGTCACCACCGACTATCTGTTCCGGGCGTGGGAGACGTACCAGGCGCGCAACCTCAGCGCCCCGCCGACGCCGCGGGACTTCGCCGAGTACATGCTCTCGCTCGGCCTCGACTTCGCCCCGGGCACCGACGGCGAGTACTCCAACCTCGGTTACCTGATGCTCGGCATGGTGATCGAGAAGGTCAGCGGAATGTCCTACCGCGACTACGTGTACCAGCGCCTGCTCGCGCCGCTCGGCATCTCGTCGGCGGACGTGGTGCTGTCGCGCGGCAAGCGGCTCACCCGTGATCCGCGCGAGGTCGCGTACTGGTGCCTGGACAACAACTGGGGCACCAACGAACCGATCAGCACGTACCCCGGCGAAGCCGGGCAGCGGCGCTGCTTCGCCGACGGCGGTTGGGTGCACGAGTCGATGGCCGCGCACGGCGGTCTGTCCATGACGGCCAACGCGCTGGCGCGGTTCTATGCGCGGTGGTGGAACTTCGGCAACCCGCGCGACGGCGACGAGTACTGGGCCTTCCCGAACCCGGACGCGTCGGCCTACTCGCACGGCGGCAGCCTGGAGGCCGTGCAGACGCTGGCGGCCCGCTGCACCAACGGCCTGAACGTCGTCTGGCTCACCAACCAGCACGCCTGGGCCACCTGGCAACAGGCCACGGTCGAGCAGCGGATGTGCGCGGCGGCCGACGACTTCCTCGCCCAGGGTCCGTACTACTCGTCGATCTGGATCAAGGACTCCGGCGGTCACGTCGCCGACCCGGACACCCCGGCGAACCTGTACCAGGCCCGGGTGGACAACCTGCGCGGCGCCGGCTGGCGTCTGCTCGACGTCAACGGCTACCGCAGCCGCGGCGCCACCTACTACGCCAACACGTGGGCGCGTGGCGACGGCACCCAGTGGATGGCCACCCACGGCCACGACTTCGCCGGCTTCAACACCCGGTTCGACCAGCTCAACGACGACTGGCGGATGACCAAGGTGTCCGGTTGGACCGACGCCGGCGGCATGCCCCGGTATGCCTCGGTGTGGGTGGCGAATCCGAACGACGCCGCGTGGCGCACCCACATCCGGATGACCAACGCCCAGTACCAGAAACGGGTCGAGGACTACGACGCCGACGGGTACCGGCTGATCTCGGTCGACGGCTACGAGCTGGGCGGTCAGGCCCGCATCGCCGCGGTCTGGCTGTACGACCCGGCGGGTGCCGGCGCCCCGAGCAACACGGCCACCCCGTACCGGGCGATCCACGGCAAGGCGATCGGTGACTACCAGAACTGGCTGGCCAACGCCGAGGCCGACGGGTACCGGCTGACCGACAAGGACATCTACACCGTCGGTACGGCTGTGCGCGTCGCAGCCATCGCCACCAAGCAGCCAGGCCCGGATACCAAGTCGTTCTCCGACTGGAACTTCTTCACCTGGGACGACAACGCCAAGCTGCAGGAGGACGCCGGCTGGCGTCCGGTGAGCATTTCCGGTTACCGCTAG
- a CDS encoding DUF3068 domain-containing protein — translation MKTRLGVILFGIGVFAVVIAAGLAFFVAPSVARLPYDLKLCTETVKEDCLRPSVAEAQNAQFLYTKGGDAPVVGIKAGTLQSTTEISPLPDTTDKELTGDLKGEAVVWRGLGTVVWTEKNETISQYEALIAVDRDTASAVEWNGQKLNDVAAPAVPAPVSYTGQLYKFPFGTERKNYEYFDRDLRKALPIEFKDTEKIDGLEVYRFEQVIPETALNFSQERIASLIGAFAKTATSGEVRYSNTRTIWVEPVTGNFIKVSERQRKTFVPNVGAPTQLLNGDFVYTPGTVSHNVASAGDSKSQIQLISLWLPIGVAVLGAILLIAGPWMVATGRKAARGRHEEITDENDVSEDENGKVTA, via the coding sequence ATGAAAACTCGCTTGGGTGTCATCCTTTTCGGCATCGGCGTCTTCGCCGTGGTGATCGCTGCTGGGCTCGCGTTCTTCGTCGCGCCGTCGGTCGCCCGGCTCCCATACGACCTTAAGCTGTGCACGGAGACGGTGAAGGAGGACTGCCTGCGGCCGAGCGTCGCCGAGGCGCAGAATGCCCAGTTCCTCTACACCAAGGGCGGCGACGCACCGGTAGTCGGGATCAAGGCCGGCACGCTGCAGTCGACCACCGAGATCTCTCCGCTGCCGGACACCACCGACAAGGAGCTGACCGGTGACCTCAAGGGCGAGGCGGTCGTCTGGCGGGGCCTCGGCACGGTCGTCTGGACCGAGAAGAACGAGACGATCAGCCAGTACGAGGCCCTGATCGCCGTCGACCGGGACACCGCGTCCGCCGTCGAGTGGAACGGACAGAAGCTCAACGACGTGGCCGCGCCGGCCGTTCCGGCCCCGGTCTCCTACACCGGCCAGCTCTACAAGTTCCCGTTCGGCACGGAGCGGAAGAACTACGAGTACTTCGACCGTGACCTGCGCAAGGCGCTGCCGATCGAGTTCAAGGACACTGAGAAGATCGACGGCCTCGAGGTGTACCGCTTCGAGCAGGTCATCCCGGAGACTGCGTTGAACTTCTCCCAGGAGCGGATCGCGTCGCTGATCGGCGCGTTCGCCAAGACCGCCACGAGCGGCGAGGTCAGGTACAGCAACACCCGTACCATCTGGGTCGAGCCGGTGACCGGCAACTTCATCAAGGTGTCGGAGCGGCAGCGCAAGACCTTCGTGCCGAACGTAGGCGCGCCGACCCAGCTCCTCAACGGCGACTTCGTCTACACCCCCGGCACGGTGTCGCACAATGTCGCGTCGGCCGGTGACAGCAAGAGCCAGATCCAGCTAATCAGCCTCTGGCTGCCGATCGGCGTGGCCGTGCTCGGCGCGATCCTGCTGATCGCCGGACCCTGGATGGTGGCGACGGGCCGCAAGGCTGCCCGCGGACGCCACGAGGAGATCACCGACGAGAACGACGTTTCCGAGGACGAGAACGGCAAGGTCACGGCCTGA
- a CDS encoding PQQ-binding-like beta-propeller repeat protein: MSVIDLGLVADERDSPAEKVRPRLRFGVFRRVLGAAAAALCVLSLTGSALPESHGPRDLWSVAFEGNGNTFTVGPDMVYVQGGPDHKLTAYGARDGAVRWTTTKLGEEALIAVDSGVVLVRAAEETAADNNDSGIREVSGETIATDAVTGRELWRRPGEASAAGGGRVLFIEWNEDHTTIRTMHVIRLNDGTPLWSQPGGGATTWRTGDTLAATDRLATISSRGQVRIRDMTSGRVVATAMVPWVSRDEEGDSSNIVHLDGHTMYVENVKQGEGNMSAYDTETMRRKWRLAERSYGGRFYPCGALLCIDQPEGVSGFDRNTGARLWRISGSPIGTPLSHGGVLVASDDGGSQHSVIDTATGKRLGDTGSGTLVGNPFAREKALYVLTPVFQPRGHMAVNKIEDTGRVVLRGAIGPIDQTTCQNGGELLFCVTPDGRLAVTDVG; this comes from the coding sequence ATGAGCGTCATCGATCTGGGACTCGTCGCGGACGAGCGGGACAGCCCGGCCGAAAAGGTCCGGCCACGGCTGCGCTTCGGCGTGTTTCGGCGGGTGCTGGGGGCGGCAGCCGCCGCGCTCTGCGTACTGAGCCTGACGGGTTCGGCGTTACCCGAATCGCACGGGCCGCGAGATCTCTGGAGTGTTGCCTTCGAGGGCAACGGCAACACCTTCACCGTGGGGCCCGACATGGTCTACGTGCAAGGCGGGCCGGACCACAAGCTCACCGCGTACGGCGCCCGCGACGGAGCGGTGCGCTGGACGACCACCAAGCTGGGCGAAGAGGCCCTGATAGCGGTGGACTCCGGGGTAGTGCTGGTCCGCGCCGCGGAGGAGACGGCAGCGGACAACAACGACAGCGGTATCCGTGAGGTCTCCGGCGAGACCATCGCCACCGACGCGGTCACCGGTCGGGAGCTGTGGCGGCGCCCCGGAGAGGCATCCGCCGCCGGTGGTGGACGCGTTCTGTTCATCGAATGGAACGAGGACCACACCACGATCCGGACCATGCACGTCATCCGGCTGAATGACGGCACGCCGCTGTGGTCCCAGCCGGGCGGCGGCGCGACCACGTGGCGGACCGGCGACACCCTTGCCGCCACCGACCGCCTGGCCACCATCAGCAGCCGCGGCCAGGTGCGGATCCGCGACATGACCAGCGGGCGAGTCGTGGCCACCGCAATGGTGCCGTGGGTGAGCCGGGATGAGGAAGGCGACTCCTCCAACATCGTCCATCTCGACGGCCACACGATGTACGTCGAGAACGTGAAACAGGGCGAAGGCAACATGTCGGCGTACGACACCGAGACGATGCGCCGCAAATGGCGCTTAGCCGAGCGCTCCTACGGCGGCAGGTTCTACCCGTGCGGTGCTCTGCTCTGCATCGACCAGCCGGAGGGCGTCTCCGGCTTCGACCGAAACACTGGCGCCAGGCTCTGGCGCATCTCCGGCTCGCCCATCGGCACGCCGTTGAGCCATGGCGGTGTCCTGGTCGCCAGCGACGACGGCGGCTCACAGCATTCCGTGATCGACACCGCCACCGGGAAGCGCCTGGGCGACACGGGCTCGGGAACGCTCGTGGGGAACCCCTTCGCCCGGGAGAAGGCGCTGTACGTGCTGACCCCCGTGTTCCAGCCGCGCGGCCACATGGCCGTGAACAAGATCGAAGACACCGGCAGGGTGGTGCTGCGCGGGGCGATCGGACCCATCGATCAGACCACCTGCCAGAACGGCGGCGAGCTGCTCTTCTGCGTAACTCCCGACGGACGCCTCGCGGTCACGGACGTCGGCTGA
- a CDS encoding DUF6232 family protein, whose amino-acid sequence MLLRDCYGHVRSPLLDACVTAPPPATRNPKTDERERKEVWCMTTFYDHDTVRITERSFSHGHHRYPINQLDNLRKARGPADRIAQRAACTATLSLPAVVVIGSLVPPSALLVLVGVLVAAPATLAVVRARMRPAEYQLWADHQGTPVQLYQTRNTIEFGKISRALIRVSPVGRDRP is encoded by the coding sequence GTGCTGCTACGGGATTGCTACGGCCACGTTCGGAGCCCGCTCCTCGATGCTTGCGTGACGGCGCCGCCGCCGGCGACACGAAACCCGAAAACAGACGAGCGCGAGCGCAAGGAGGTGTGGTGCATGACCACGTTCTACGACCACGACACCGTACGCATCACGGAACGATCCTTTTCCCACGGCCACCACCGGTATCCCATCAACCAGCTGGACAACCTCCGCAAGGCGCGCGGACCAGCCGATCGCATCGCACAGCGGGCCGCCTGCACCGCGACGCTCTCGCTACCCGCAGTTGTCGTGATCGGCTCGCTCGTCCCGCCGTCCGCGCTGCTCGTTCTGGTTGGAGTCCTGGTCGCCGCACCGGCCACCCTGGCCGTCGTACGGGCTCGAATGCGTCCGGCCGAATACCAACTCTGGGCGGACCATCAAGGGACACCGGTGCAGCTCTACCAGACCAGAAACACCATCGAATTCGGCAAGATCAGCCGGGCCCTGATCCGCGTGTCCCCAGTCGGTCGCGACCGTCCGTGA
- a CDS encoding acyltransferase family protein, with product MSAPISTATLHRVPALDAVRVIGALAVVGHHVGFATGVNTGGGPWGGWFARMDAGVAVFFVLSGFLLYRPWAHAQASGKPRPGTGRYLWRRAMRVLPAYWVTVAVCLLVLPRNDDATPADWIRHVTLTQIYGPDHLQHGLSQTWSLATEVAFYALLPLLAALLVSGRKPTGRPWPIIAGGFLITGTWVVLIGAGVLSGSLHTMWLPAYGLWFGSGMALAAVHVALRHGHRPRWRFLDEIGAAPLACWVSALAVYAIATTPIAGPRDLAEPTATEFGLKLLLYSLLAILIMVPLAFGPHTRTKEILGSGVARWLGTVSYGLFLWHPFVLEELYAVTGRPEFTGPLLSTYLITVGGGLTLAALSYYLVEKPAQRLSHRWPGPPRARTTESQSVTVEPSAAS from the coding sequence ATGTCTGCACCGATTTCGACTGCCACGCTGCATCGCGTCCCCGCTCTTGACGCGGTACGGGTCATCGGGGCGCTCGCGGTGGTGGGGCACCACGTCGGCTTCGCGACGGGGGTGAACACCGGTGGCGGACCGTGGGGTGGCTGGTTCGCCCGGATGGACGCCGGAGTGGCGGTGTTCTTCGTGCTTTCCGGATTTCTGCTGTACCGGCCCTGGGCGCACGCTCAGGCGTCCGGCAAACCCCGTCCGGGCACCGGCCGCTACCTCTGGCGGCGAGCCATGCGTGTGCTTCCGGCATACTGGGTGACGGTGGCGGTGTGCCTGCTGGTGCTGCCGCGCAACGACGACGCCACCCCGGCCGACTGGATCCGGCACGTCACGCTGACCCAGATATACGGGCCCGATCACCTGCAGCACGGCCTGAGCCAGACCTGGAGCCTGGCCACCGAGGTGGCCTTCTACGCGCTGCTGCCGCTGCTCGCCGCGCTGCTGGTGAGCGGACGCAAGCCGACCGGGCGGCCGTGGCCGATCATCGCCGGCGGGTTCTTGATCACCGGCACGTGGGTGGTGCTGATCGGCGCCGGGGTGCTGTCCGGGAGCCTGCACACCATGTGGCTGCCGGCGTACGGCCTGTGGTTCGGCAGCGGCATGGCGCTGGCCGCGGTGCACGTGGCTCTACGGCACGGGCACCGGCCGCGCTGGCGCTTCCTGGACGAGATCGGGGCGGCGCCGCTCGCCTGCTGGGTGAGCGCGCTGGCGGTCTACGCGATCGCCACCACGCCGATCGCCGGTCCCCGGGACCTGGCCGAGCCGACCGCCACCGAGTTCGGGCTCAAGCTGCTGTTGTACTCCCTCCTGGCGATCCTGATCATGGTCCCGCTGGCGTTCGGGCCGCACACCCGGACCAAGGAGATCCTCGGCAGCGGCGTGGCCCGCTGGCTGGGCACCGTGTCGTACGGCCTGTTCCTGTGGCACCCGTTCGTGCTGGAGGAGTTGTACGCGGTGACCGGACGGCCGGAGTTCACCGGGCCGCTGCTGTCCACGTACCTGATCACCGTGGGCGGCGGGCTGACGCTCGCCGCCCTCAGCTACTACCTGGTCGAGAAGCCGGCTCAGCGTTTGAGCCACCGCTGGCCGGGACCGCCACGGGCCAGGACCACGGAGAGCCAGAGCGTCACGGTGGAGCCGAGCGCGGCCAGCTGA